The nucleotide sequence CCCCCACGCCTGACCGAGAACGCGCAGCGGCGGCTGTGGGCCATCGCGGATTTGCAAGACCTCGGCAGCGGGCACCTGCTGGCCGAAAAGGACATGGAAATTCGCGGCGTGGGCAACATCCTGGGCGAGGAGCAGCACGGGCACGTGCAGGCGGTGAGCATTGACGTGTACACCGAGCTGCTGGCCGAAGCTGTCGCCAAGCTCAAGGGCGAGAAGGTGGAGGCCGCGCCGAGCGTGTCCATCGACCTGCCGGTGAACGCCCGCCTGACGCCCGAGTACTTTGTGGACGCCGACGGGCAGCCCGACGAGGGCGAGCGCATCGCCACCTATGGCCGCCTCAGCGACGCCCGCACCCTCCAGGCCATCTCCCGCGTCGAGCGCGACCTGCGCAAGAAATACGGCCCGCCCACCCCGGAAGTGCAGAACTTCATCGACCTCGCCAAGCTGCGGCTGACGGCCCTCGCCAAACGCGTGCTGGGCATCGGCGAGACGATGACGCAACTGCAAATCACCTTCGCCTACAAGGCGCTGGACTACGACGCGCCGGGCCTGAAGAAGTTCCCGCACAAGACCGAAGTGGTGACCTTCCCGCCCTCGGTGAAAATCGACAAGCGCGGCATCAAGCCCGATGAGTACGCCCGGCTGCTGATTGAGGTGCTGGGGTACTTTGGGTGAGCTGGGGCGACCCCTACTCCAGGAGAGCGACGATGGAAAAACAGGTCGGCGGTGTTCCGACCTGTCTTGGAAGGGAAGCCGTCCCGTGCGACTCATACGGATTCCGCTTAATTCCTGCACAGTCGGGAAAGCGCCGCCTGTGCATCCATATCGCAGAATCCGTATTTTTTCCTACTCGCATCCGCTCTGCTGCGCAGCTTTGCAATTCGGATTGAATCTGAAACTACCAGATTCAATCGGAATCCGTATCATACGGTTTCAAATTGAGTCCCGGACATGTCCGGGCGCAATTTTGCGCGGAGCGCATGGAAGAAATACGGTTTTAAGGAGATGGACGGGCATCCGGCTCCTTTCCGGATGTTCGGGAATCGGATTAAAACCGTATCAGCGTCCCAGCTTCAGAATGCGGCCAGTGAAATACTCGGCCACGTACAGCTCGCCCGCTTCGTCCTGCCCGAAGGCGGAAGGGCCTTTGACGGTGCCCAGCAGGGCCTTGCTCCAGGTGCCGCCGGTCATGCGAGCGGCCCAGACGTTGCCGCTGCCGAAGTCCCCGAAGACATATCGACCCTTAAGCGCGGGAATGGCGTTTCCCCGGTACACGTAGCCGCCCGTGACACTTTGCCCTTCGCTGCGGCCGTAGGTCAGCACCGGCCCGGTCAGGCCCTGAGAGGGGCAGCCCTGGGCGGGTTCGTAGCATGCCCGGCCTTCGCGCAGGCGCCAGCCGTAGTTTTCGCCGCCCTTGCTGGCACGGGGCTGGCGGTTGACTTCCTCGAAGGTGTTCTGGCCCACGTCGGCGATGACCAGGTCGCCGGTCGTGCGGTCGAAGGAAAAGCGCCACGGATTGCGCAGGCCATACGCCCAGATGTTGGGGTTGGCGCCGGAGCGGTTGACAAACGGGTTGCCCGCCGCAGGTTTGGCGCGGTCGCCGCTGACGTCGAACCGCAGCAGCTTGCCCAGCGGCGAGGACAGGTTCTGCCCGTTGTTCTGCGGGTCGCCGCCGCTGCCCCCGTCGCCCAGGCCCAGGTAGAGAAAGCCGTCAGGGCCGAACTCGATTTGCCCGCCGTTGTGATTGGCATAGGGCTGCTTGGCAGTAAAGAGAACGCGCCCACTCGCCGGGTCGGCCCGCGAGAAGTCCGCGCTGGCGAGGTAACGGGCCAGCACCGTGTCGCCGCTCCGGTCGGTGTAGTGGATGTAGAGGCGGCGGTTTTGCTTGTAGCGGGGGTCGAAGGTCAGGCCCAGCAGGCCGCGCTCACCGCCCGCGCTGGTCAGGCGGCTGACATCGAGAAACGGCTCAGGCCGCAGCTTGCCGCGGTCGATGACCCGCACCTGCCCCGCCTGCAACGTCACGTACAGCCGCCCCGAGCCGTCGCCCGCCGGGGTGATGGTCGTGACACTTTTCAGCCCGCTGGCGTAGGGAACGAACTTCACCGCCGGAGCGTTCTGCGCAGTCACCGGCGAACCCAGCAGGGCCGCCCCGAGGGCCAGCGCCAGGCGAAGACGTGACAGGGAAGGGCGTGGCCGGTGCGGGAGTGAGGGGTAGAGGTGTGGCATGGGTCAGTCTGACCGCTGGGCGGCTCCGAGACTGTAAGGCTCACGGGTCGCGGCTTCAGGCCGGGGCGTGTCGGCGCAGTCTCATACGGTTTTAATCCGATTCTCGAACATCCGGAAAGGCGCCGGATGCCCGTCCATCTCCTTAAAACCGTATTTTTTCCTACTCGCATTCGCTCTGCTGCGCAGCTTTGCAAGTCGGATTGAATCTGAAACTACCAGATTCAATCGGAATCCGTATCATACCACTTTGAAAAATGGATTGGATGCGCGATCTATTTTTCGGAGTAGTGTCAGCCACGCCGCCCCGAGTTCTGCGCTCACGTCCGTCGCCGTCAGCCCGTAGCCATGTTTCGCCCCGGCGAGTTCCCCGGCACGGGCGTGCAGCGTGACCCCGGCGAGCGCGGCGTCCGGCGCACTCAGCCCCTGCCCGAGCAGCGCCGCCAGCAGGCCCGAAAGCGTGTCGCCCATGCCTGCGCTCGCCATGCCGGGATGCCCGCCCCGACTGACCCAGATGCCGCCCGCGTGCGCAATGGTGGAGGGGCCACCTTTGAGGACGACCACGCCGCCGAAACGCTCCTGGAGTGCCTTTGCTGCCGCGATGGGGTCACGGGTCACGTCCGGGGTAGAAACGCCCAGCAGCCGCGCCGCCTCGCCGGGGTGGGGTGTCCAGAGGCAGGCGTCGTGGCCCGCGCCCGCGAGTTCGGGTTGCAGGGCGTCGGCGTCGAGCACAGTGGGAAGCCGCCAGCCGAGCACCTGCCGGGCCAGCGCGGGCGCGTCCGGTCCCAGGCCCATGCCCACGCACAGGGCGTCCGGGCGTTCGTCCGTCGCCTGCAAAAAGCCGTGCAGGTCGGTGTGCCGCCGAATCATCAGTTCGGGCATGACCAGCGGCACCTCTGCCGCCGAGTGGACCGTGACCAGTCCGGCCCCGGCCCGCAGCGCCCCGACCCCGGCCAGAGCCGCCGCGCCTGCCGTGCCGGGGTGCCCGCCCAACACCCACACCCGCCCCGCTGTGCCCTTGTGCGCGTCGGCGTATCGCACGGGCAGCAGCGGCGCGACCTCGGCGGGCGTGGGGCGGGTCGCCAGCGCGTGCCGACCCGCCCAGCCGGGGGGCAGACGCAGGTCGGCCAGCGTGACCTCTCCGGCGAGGTGCGCCGCCGGGCCGAACAGCAGCGCGGGCTTGAACCCCGACAGCGTGACCGTCCAGTCGGCGCGCAGGGGTTCGCCCGTCACTTCGCTGCTCAGGGCGTCCAGGCCGGTGGGCAGGTCAATGGCGAGCACGGGGACGCTGGCGGCGTTCACCCCGGCCACCACTTCGGCCAGCGCCGGACGCAGCGGCGGGGTCAACCCCGTGCCCAGCAGCCCGTCCACCACCAGCGCGGCGTCCCGCAGTTCACGTCGCAGATGGGCAGGGGTCAGCGGCGTGGCGGCAACGCCCACTTTGCCCAGTCGCCTGCGATTGCGGCGGGTCAGGGGATGCTTGGACGGCAGCGCCAGCACCCGCACCTCGCGCCCCAGCGCCAGCAGATGCCGGGCCGCCACCAGCGCGTCGCCGCCGTTGGCCCCGTTTCCGGCGAGCAGGAGGATTCGGCCTGCCGGGGCGCAGGCGTGCGCGGCGTCGGCCACCGCCCGGCCCGCTTCTTCCATCGCCAGTTCGAGCAGTCCGGCCCGGTCCAGCTCGGCGTCCAGCGCCCGCACGTCAGCGGGGGAGAGGACCGCCTCGCTCACGCCCTGCCCCGGCCCTTCACGTCCCGCCCCGGCCCAGCCACGCCAGCAGCCCCAGCAGCAGGGCCACGCCGACGAACACGCCCGCACGAATCCAGCGCAGCCGGGGGTTGAGACGCAGCTGCTCCTGCATGTCCTCCTTGGCGGCGGCCTGGGCACCACGCACGCCCAGGCGCTGCGCCTTGCGAATGGACCCGACCGACTCGTACAGCTTGCCCTGTCGCCGCAGCGCCACCCCGAGGTTGTGGTGGGCGCCGTCGTACTCGGGGGCGAGTTTGAGCACCTCGCGGTAGGCGGCCTCGGCTTCGGGCAGCTGCCCGGCTTCCAGGTCGAGGTTGCCCACGTTCATGCGGGCGCGGTAGTGCTCGGCGTCGTGGGCGAGCGCTTCCTCGAAACGGGCGCGGGCGGCCTCGCCTTCGCCCCGCAGCGCGTGCAGCACGCCGAGCGCGTTCATGGCCTCGGCGCGGGTCAGCGCGTGGGCGTGCGCGGGCGCGAGCTTGGCCTGCAACTCGCCGGGGTCGGCCTCGCCGCTGGCGCGGTCCAGGGCGTCCACCGCCGGGGTCAGCACTTCCGGCGCCGCCAGCGAGCGCAGCAGCGCCGCCTCGCCCTGGGCGCGGGTGTCCAGTTCGCTCAGGGCGGCGGCGTAGGCGCTCAGGCCGCGCCGGGCCGCCGGGTATTTCCGTGCCCGCACGTCGCCTTGCAGGGCGCTCAGGGCGCTCAGGGCCGCCACCACGTCGGGGTCGGCGTTCGTCAGGGTGGCGGCGGCCTGGGCACGCCGCCACTCGCCGCTGCGGGCAAACGTCTTCCAGTCGGGCACGCCGGACTCGCCGGGCAGAGCCACTTCGCTGCCCGGACGGGCTGAATCGGTCATGCCGTGTATTTTAGAGGCCGAATCCCGGCCCGCGCTGTCTGCCGCGCCGCCTTGACTTTCCCTCGGCCCTTCCCCCCTTCCTCTTCCCGTGCTCAGGCGGGAAGGGTGGGCCAGCCCCGTGACCTGCCCACCTCCTGACCCGTCAACCTCTGGACCCGCTACCCTATGGACCCGACCCTATGACCAACGAACCGCCCGCCCCCGCTCCCACGTCCGCTGCCCCCGCTTCCGACACCGCGCCGCTGTACTCTCCGGCCCGCGTGCGCGAACTGCTCGCCGCGCATGGCCTGAAGCCCACCAAGAGCCTCGGGCAGAACTTCCTGATCGACGGCAACATCCTGCGCTCGATTGCCGAGGCGGGGGGCGCCGCGCCGGGGGAAAACGTGCTGGAAATCGGCCCCGGCCTGGGCGTGCTGACCCGTGAGGTGGCGAGCCGGGGCGCACGGGTCACGGCGCTGGAAAAGGACGAGCGGCTGCGGCCCGTGCTGGCCGAGACGCTGGCCGGGCTGGACGTGAACGTGGTCTGGGGTGACGCCCTGGACTTCGACTACGCGGCCCTGCCCGCCGGAACCCGCGTGATTGCCAACCTGCCCTACTACATCACCGGGCTGCTGCTGACCCGTTTCATGCAGGCCCCCGGCGTGGTGTCGGCCACCGTGCTGGTGCAAAAGGAAGTCGCGCAGCGGCTGGCCGCGAAACCGGGGCAGGACAACTACGGGTTCCTGAGTGCGGTCACGTCCCTCTACGGCAGTGTCAAACACGTGCGCGACGTGCCCAAGGGCGCCTTTTTCCCGGCACCTGACGTCACGAGCAGTGTGGTGCGGCTGGATTTCGACCGCACGCGGGCGCAGCCGGACCCGGCGTTCGTGTCGTTCGTGGACAACGCGCTGAGGTACCGCCGCAAGACCCTACGCAACAACCTGCGGATGATGGGGCACGGAGGCGAGGCGATTGACGCGGCGCTCGCAAGCCTCGGCCTGCGCCCCGATGTCCGGGCCGAGGACGTGCCGTTGAGTGGACTGCGGGCCGTCGCCGTCGCGCTGGGCGTGGTACGGTAAGCCCGTCTGATTCTCAACGGCCAACCAGAGCTTTTGCGGGCGCCGTCCGCCTGAGCGGGGTTCCGTTTTTCTTTGCCCGCAGAGCTTGCCTGTCAGGTCGGCCCTCAAAAGAAGACTCTCCCGCCGCGTGCGGGTTGGAAGTGCACCGGAGGTTTTTGCTGTGAAGTTCTACGTCATCGGCGACGTGACTGTTGACCATCTGTACCATCTCGACCGCTTGCCTGCGCCCGGCAGGGAGGTGACCCCCAAACGCTCCACCATGCAGCCGGGCGGCTCGGGCGGCACCATCAGCGTGACGCTGGCGCGCCTGGGGCACACCGTCACGCTGGCGGCCCGCGTGGGTAACGACCCCTTCGCCGAGTATGCGCTGGCCGAAATCAAGGCGAGCGGCGTGAGTCTGGGCGCCATTCAGAAAGACCCCGAGCACCTCACCAGCACCATCACGGTGATGCAGACCCCCGGCGGGCAGCGGGCCATGATCAGCGACGGGGCCGCCAACCGGCAACTCGACCCCGCCAAGCTCAAGAAGCGGGACGTGGAAAGCGCCGACGCCCTCATCATCAGCGCCTACAGCCTGACCGAGGGACCGCAGCGCGAGTATGCGCGGGGGGCCATCGAAATCGCCCGCACCGCGAAAAAGCCTGTCCCTGTCTTTATCGACCTCGGGACCGGCGCGGTGGAAAAGGTCGGCACCGGACTGGTGGCCGAGGTGCGCGGGGCCGACTACCTCACCCTCAACCAGCACGAGCTGCTCGCCCTGACCGGCACCCGCAGCCTCAGCGCAGGCCTCGCCAAACTCGCCGAGGCGGGCGTGGAGCGCGTCGCCGTCAAGGTCGGCAAGATGGGCAGCGTGGTCTGGACCCCCGAGGAAACCGAACTGGTGGACGCCGTGCCGCCCGAAGGGACGGTGGTGGACTCCACCGGGGCGGGCGACACCTTCACGGCGGCGTTTGCCCACGCGGTGCTCAGCGGGCTGCCGCTGGCGCAGGCGGCGCGGGTCGCCAACGCGGCCGGGGCGCTGGCCGCCACCGCCGTCGGGGCGCAGAGCAAGCCGATTCTGGCCGGGGACCTGGAACGGGTGGCGCAGACCAAGTAAGAAGTTCCCGGTGACGCGCAAGCCCTATCAGACCAAAAAGACACAGAGAAAAGACCGGAGGGTGACAGCCGCTCCGGTCTTTCCGTGTCGCCCGGCCCTTCCCCTGCGGGCGATATTCTGCGGCGCATGACCCACAGCCCGGAGTTTCCCGTCGTTCGCCGCCCTGCCTATGCCCGGCGCGGCATGGTCGCCACCAGTCAGCCGCTCGCCGCGCAGGCGGGCCTGAGCATCCTGCAAGCGGGCGGCAACGCGGTAGACGCGGCGATTGCGACGGCGGCGGCGCTGACGGTGGTCGAGCCGACCAGCAACGGCATCGGCGGGGACGCCTTCGCGCTGGTGTGGGCGGGCGGCGAGCTGCACGGCCTGAACGCCAGCGGCGCGGCTCCGGCGGGCCTGCACCTCGGTGCCCTGCCGGGGGGCGAAATGCCCAAGCACGGCTGGCTCCCCGTGACCGTGCCCGGCGCGGTGCGCGGCTGGGCCGACCTGCACCAGCGCTTCGGGCGGCTGGACTTCGCGCAACTCCTCGCCCCGGCCATCCGCTACGCCCGCGAAGGCTTTCCGCTCTCGCCGGTGCTGGCCGTGAACTGGGCGCGGGCGACTCGCAGTTACCGGGCGCTGAACCTTCCTGTCTTCGAGGAATGGTTCCGCACCTTCGCGCCGGAAGGCTTCGTTCCGCGTCCCGGTGCCCTGTGGCGCAGCGAGGCCCACGCCCGCACCCTGGAACTCATCGCGCAGACGGGCGGCGCGGCCTTTTACGAGGGCGAACTTGCCGGGCAGATAGACGCCCATGCCGGGGTGAGCGGCGGGCTGCTGCGCGGCAGTGACCTCGCGGCGCACCGGTCGGAGTGGGTCACGCCGATTCACACCGACTGGCTGGACCACCGCGTCTACGAGATTCCGCCCAACGGCCAGGGCATCGCCGCGCTGGTGGCGCTGAACGTGCTGGACGCCGGGCGGCTGCCCGAACGCCGTGACGACCCCGCCGGGCTGCACCTGCAAATCGAGGCGATGAAACGCGGCTTTCACGACGCCCACAGCTATGTGGCCGACCCCCGCCACGTGCCCGTGGACGTGGCGGGGCTGCTGGGCGCGGCCAACACCGAGCGCCACCGCGCCCACCTCGGCGACGAGGCCCACGACCCCGCCACCCGCGCCCCCAGCACCGGCGGCACCGTCTACCTCGCGGCGGCAGACGACGAGGGCGGCATGGTCAGCATGATTCAGAGCAACTACATGGGCTTCGGCTCCGGCGTGGTGGTGCCCGGCACCGGCATCGGTCTGCACAACCGGGGCCACAACTTCCACACCGACCCCGCGCACCCCAACGCCCTCGCGCCGGGCAAGCGGCCTTACCACACCATCATCCCCGGCTTTCTGGGCCGCGCCGACGGCACCCCGGTCGGGCCGTTCGGCGTCATGGGAGGCTTCATGCAGCCGCAGGGCCACCTTCAGGTCGTCGTCAACACCGTGCGCTACGGCATGAACCCGCAGCAGGCGCTCGACGCCCCGCGCTGGCAGTGGCTCCAGGGCCGTACCGTGGAGGTCGAGCACGGTCTGGGCGAGCAGCTCACCCGTGCGCTGGCCTCACGCGGCCATGACGTGCGCGTGCAGCTCGACTCCGGCGCGTTCGGACGCGGGCAGATGATTCGCCGCGACCCCGAAACGGGCGTGCTGGAAGGCGGCACGGAGAGCCGGACGGACGGGCACATCGCGCTGTGGTGAGAGTGAAGGGTAGAGGGTAGAGGGTTGAGAAGCGTGGTTTCTCCCCCCAACCCTCTACTCTCTACTCTCTGCCCTCCTCAATCTTCCTGGTCTTTCCCCAGCTCCGTCCCCCGCCGCGTCGCGGCAATCACGGCTTTCATTACGCCGCCGCGCACGCCTGCCGCTTCCAGTTCTTCCAGTCCGGCAATCGTGGTGCCGCCCGGACTCGCCACCTCGTCCTTGAGCATGCCCGGATGCGCCCGTTCCAGCAGCAGTTCGCCGGTGGAGGAGAGCAGCCGCGCCGCGAGTTCGTTGGCGAGGGGGCGCGGCAGGCCCATGCGCACGGCTCCGTCGGCGAGGGCTTCGGCGACGACGGCGACGTAGGCCGGTCCCGACGCGCTCATGCCGGTAAAGGCGTTGAACAGGTGCTCGGGAAGCTCGTACACCTGCCCCACGGCCCCGAACAGTTGCCGGGCGAAGTCGATGTCTCCGGCGTCGTGCGCCTCACGCGGCCCGGTGACAGCGGTCTGCGAACGCCCGATGGTGGCGGCGAGGTTGGGCATCACCCGCACCACGCGCCGGGTGCCCAGCCGCCGCCCGATGGTCCCGGCGCTGACCCCGGCCATCGTGGAGATGTAGCCCGCGTTTTCCTGCGCCAGCCAGGGCGCGATTTCGGGAAACACGCGCGGCTGCACGCTCACCACGATGCGCCCGGCCTGCCCGAGGTCGCCCGGCGTAAGGACCCGCACGCCGGTCTGCGCGGCGATGTCGCTCG is from Deinococcus wulumuqiensis R12 and encodes:
- a CDS encoding PQQ-dependent sugar dehydrogenase, which produces MTAQNAPAVKFVPYASGLKSVTTITPAGDGSGRLYVTLQAGQVRVIDRGKLRPEPFLDVSRLTSAGGERGLLGLTFDPRYKQNRRLYIHYTDRSGDTVLARYLASADFSRADPASGRVLFTAKQPYANHNGGQIEFGPDGFLYLGLGDGGSGGDPQNNGQNLSSPLGKLLRFDVSGDRAKPAAGNPFVNRSGANPNIWAYGLRNPWRFSFDRTTGDLVIADVGQNTFEEVNRQPRASKGGENYGWRLREGRACYEPAQGCPSQGLTGPVLTYGRSEGQSVTGGYVYRGNAIPALKGRYVFGDFGSGNVWAARMTGGTWSKALLGTVKGPSAFGQDEAGELYVAEYFTGRILKLGR
- a CDS encoding bifunctional ADP-dependent NAD(P)H-hydrate dehydratase/NAD(P)H-hydrate epimerase, with translation MSEAVLSPADVRALDAELDRAGLLELAMEEAGRAVADAAHACAPAGRILLLAGNGANGGDALVAARHLLALGREVRVLALPSKHPLTRRNRRRLGKVGVAATPLTPAHLRRELRDAALVVDGLLGTGLTPPLRPALAEVVAGVNAASVPVLAIDLPTGLDALSSEVTGEPLRADWTVTLSGFKPALLFGPAAHLAGEVTLADLRLPPGWAGRHALATRPTPAEVAPLLPVRYADAHKGTAGRVWVLGGHPGTAGAAALAGVGALRAGAGLVTVHSAAEVPLVMPELMIRRHTDLHGFLQATDERPDALCVGMGLGPDAPALARQVLGWRLPTVLDADALQPELAGAGHDACLWTPHPGEAARLLGVSTPDVTRDPIAAAKALQERFGGVVVLKGGPSTIAHAGGIWVSRGGHPGMASAGMGDTLSGLLAALLGQGLSAPDAALAGVTLHARAGELAGAKHGYGLTATDVSAELGAAWLTLLRKIDRASNPFFKVV
- a CDS encoding tetratricopeptide repeat protein, whose protein sequence is MTDSARPGSEVALPGESGVPDWKTFARSGEWRRAQAAATLTNADPDVVAALSALSALQGDVRARKYPAARRGLSAYAAALSELDTRAQGEAALLRSLAAPEVLTPAVDALDRASGEADPGELQAKLAPAHAHALTRAEAMNALGVLHALRGEGEAARARFEEALAHDAEHYRARMNVGNLDLEAGQLPEAEAAYREVLKLAPEYDGAHHNLGVALRRQGKLYESVGSIRKAQRLGVRGAQAAAKEDMQEQLRLNPRLRWIRAGVFVGVALLLGLLAWLGRGGT
- the rsmA gene encoding 16S rRNA (adenine(1518)-N(6)/adenine(1519)-N(6))-dimethyltransferase RsmA, translated to MTNEPPAPAPTSAAPASDTAPLYSPARVRELLAAHGLKPTKSLGQNFLIDGNILRSIAEAGGAAPGENVLEIGPGLGVLTREVASRGARVTALEKDERLRPVLAETLAGLDVNVVWGDALDFDYAALPAGTRVIANLPYYITGLLLTRFMQAPGVVSATVLVQKEVAQRLAAKPGQDNYGFLSAVTSLYGSVKHVRDVPKGAFFPAPDVTSSVVRLDFDRTRAQPDPAFVSFVDNALRYRRKTLRNNLRMMGHGGEAIDAALASLGLRPDVRAEDVPLSGLRAVAVALGVVR
- a CDS encoding carbohydrate kinase family protein yields the protein MKFYVIGDVTVDHLYHLDRLPAPGREVTPKRSTMQPGGSGGTISVTLARLGHTVTLAARVGNDPFAEYALAEIKASGVSLGAIQKDPEHLTSTITVMQTPGGQRAMISDGAANRQLDPAKLKKRDVESADALIISAYSLTEGPQREYARGAIEIARTAKKPVPVFIDLGTGAVEKVGTGLVAEVRGADYLTLNQHELLALTGTRSLSAGLAKLAEAGVERVAVKVGKMGSVVWTPEETELVDAVPPEGTVVDSTGAGDTFTAAFAHAVLSGLPLAQAARVANAAGALAATAVGAQSKPILAGDLERVAQTK
- a CDS encoding gamma-glutamyltransferase family protein: MTHSPEFPVVRRPAYARRGMVATSQPLAAQAGLSILQAGGNAVDAAIATAAALTVVEPTSNGIGGDAFALVWAGGELHGLNASGAAPAGLHLGALPGGEMPKHGWLPVTVPGAVRGWADLHQRFGRLDFAQLLAPAIRYAREGFPLSPVLAVNWARATRSYRALNLPVFEEWFRTFAPEGFVPRPGALWRSEAHARTLELIAQTGGAAFYEGELAGQIDAHAGVSGGLLRGSDLAAHRSEWVTPIHTDWLDHRVYEIPPNGQGIAALVALNVLDAGRLPERRDDPAGLHLQIEAMKRGFHDAHSYVADPRHVPVDVAGLLGAANTERHRAHLGDEAHDPATRAPSTGGTVYLAAADDEGGMVSMIQSNYMGFGSGVVVPGTGIGLHNRGHNFHTDPAHPNALAPGKRPYHTIIPGFLGRADGTPVGPFGVMGGFMQPQGHLQVVVNTVRYGMNPQQALDAPRWQWLQGRTVEVEHGLGEQLTRALASRGHDVRVQLDSGAFGRGQMIRRDPETGVLEGGTESRTDGHIALW
- the proC gene encoding pyrroline-5-carboxylate reductase; protein product: MQLAIVGVGKLGLSLLTGVIARGVMPPQDIGILDTNAARTSDIAAQTGVRVLTPGDLGQAGRIVVSVQPRVFPEIAPWLAQENAGYISTMAGVSAGTIGRRLGTRRVVRVMPNLAATIGRSQTAVTGPREAHDAGDIDFARQLFGAVGQVYELPEHLFNAFTGMSASGPAYVAVVAEALADGAVRMGLPRPLANELAARLLSSTGELLLERAHPGMLKDEVASPGGTTIAGLEELEAAGVRGGVMKAVIAATRRGTELGKDQED